A genomic stretch from Chitinophaga agri includes:
- a CDS encoding GH39 family glycosyl hydrolase, protein MKNILLTGICIVLSQALTAQVSPSSFKNNQTAYVDINLEQTVGPMKPVWAWFGYDEPNYTYMKDGKKLLSEIAKLSPVPVYVRTHSLLVTGDGIAALKWGSTNVYTEDGDGKPVYNWTIMDSIFDSYISRGMKPLAQIGFMPQALSTHPEPYRHYWKPGDPYTDIITGWAYPPKDYDKWRELVYQWAKHAIERYGKEEVASWYWEVWNEPNGHYWKGSQEEFFKLYDYAADGLKKALPTARIGGINIAGTSGRTATEWTTKFIEHCISGTNYATGETGSPLEAVLFHAKGSPRLIKGTVRMNMAPQLRDIAAGFRIAASYPQTRHLPLIIGESDPEGCAACGMATNPENAYRNGTLYSSYTAASFARKYLLADQYAINFLGAVSWSFEFENQPWFYGFRDLATNGVDKPVLNVFRMFGMMSGERVAVSANRMYPLQTVLDSSIRGEQTEIGALAAKAPGSATAMVWNYHDEDKQGAAEPVNVTFRGVPAKLVSTKTYLIDNAHSNSYEVWKKMGSPQHPTKKQITILEKAGMLQCVQQQQQAINNGELKLTLHLQRQAVALVILNW, encoded by the coding sequence ATGAAAAACATTTTATTGACCGGCATTTGTATAGTCTTGAGTCAGGCTTTAACAGCACAGGTTTCTCCGTCGTCTTTCAAAAACAATCAGACTGCATATGTTGATATCAACCTGGAACAAACAGTAGGCCCTATGAAGCCTGTATGGGCCTGGTTCGGCTATGATGAACCGAATTATACCTACATGAAGGACGGAAAGAAGTTGCTTTCCGAAATAGCTAAACTCAGTCCTGTTCCCGTATATGTGAGAACACACAGTCTGTTGGTAACGGGAGATGGTATTGCCGCACTAAAATGGGGCTCGACAAATGTGTATACCGAAGATGGTGATGGTAAGCCGGTTTATAACTGGACTATCATGGACAGTATTTTTGATAGCTATATCAGTCGTGGCATGAAACCATTGGCACAAATAGGTTTTATGCCGCAGGCATTATCTACGCATCCCGAACCTTACCGTCATTATTGGAAGCCAGGTGATCCCTATACGGATATCATTACCGGCTGGGCCTATCCTCCCAAAGATTACGATAAATGGCGGGAGCTGGTGTATCAGTGGGCAAAGCACGCTATTGAACGTTATGGAAAAGAGGAAGTGGCAAGCTGGTACTGGGAAGTTTGGAATGAGCCGAACGGACACTATTGGAAAGGGAGTCAGGAAGAATTTTTTAAGTTGTACGACTATGCTGCTGATGGCTTGAAAAAGGCGTTGCCGACAGCCAGAATAGGAGGGATCAATATTGCTGGAACAAGTGGCAGAACGGCTACGGAGTGGACAACTAAATTTATTGAACATTGCATTTCCGGTACCAACTACGCTACCGGCGAAACAGGTTCACCCTTGGAAGCGGTGCTGTTTCACGCGAAGGGAAGCCCACGACTGATAAAAGGTACAGTGAGAATGAACATGGCTCCGCAACTTCGGGATATTGCTGCCGGATTTCGTATAGCGGCTTCATATCCGCAAACCCGTCATCTACCGCTGATCATCGGAGAGTCGGATCCGGAAGGTTGTGCTGCCTGCGGAATGGCCACTAATCCGGAGAATGCCTACCGTAATGGCACCCTCTACTCCAGTTATACTGCTGCTTCCTTTGCGCGGAAATATCTCCTGGCAGATCAGTATGCTATTAATTTCCTTGGCGCAGTATCCTGGTCATTTGAATTTGAAAACCAACCGTGGTTCTATGGTTTCAGAGACCTTGCTACGAATGGGGTAGATAAACCGGTGCTGAATGTATTCAGGATGTTTGGTATGATGTCCGGCGAAAGAGTAGCGGTGTCCGCGAATCGGATGTACCCGCTGCAAACAGTGCTGGATTCCAGTATCAGAGGTGAGCAGACTGAAATCGGGGCACTTGCTGCCAAAGCCCCCGGGTCAGCAACTGCAATGGTCTGGAACTACCATGATGAAGATAAACAAGGCGCTGCGGAGCCAGTAAATGTAACATTCAGGGGCGTGCCGGCGAAGCTGGTCTCCACTAAAACTTATCTCATTGACAATGCGCATAGTAATTCCTATGAGGTATGGAAAAAGATGGGCTCACCACAGCATCCAACTAAAAAGCAGATCACAATACTGGAGAAAGCCGGCATGTTGCAATGTGTGCAGCAGCAGCAGCAGGCCATTAACAATGGCGAACTAAAGCTCACCCTCCATTTACAGCGACAGGCAGTAGCTTTGGTAATATTGAACTGGTAG
- a CDS encoding GH92 family glycosyl hydrolase encodes MYRHIYLLVITAFLFSCAAQKENLLRYADPGIGTAHSRWFFYTPAALPHGMAKLAPSTNGHYGNPSGWEAVGYDTRHRSIEGFAHFHEWQVGGIVVMPATGKRILIPGQLEDAEKGVKNGYRSLFDHGNEVAQPGYYKVKLDDYNITAELTATERVGFHRYTFPASQDARIILDIGNKQGESGEVIDAGVRMTDATHFEGFVTTYPAYIQKYDPQGRINMYFYGEISKKPQTVGAFNNHEVKEDTREIKGKGAGLFLEFATTSQETVELKIGLSYTSTLNAKMNFEAEATKLDFSQAKKRAQQIWQRELGKLAVTGTNIQDKTKFYTGLYHALLGRGIINDVGQTNLYNTDAIWGAFWNLTQLWALAYPEHYNDYVRSQMDVYQKKGWFADGVSNGHFTSGVGTNFVGLAIAAAYQCGIRDYDTLLAYKAIRANETDGTNRPVGSGKLDVSAFNKYGYAPFLEEDRTDSTGSRFSASHTLEYSYSAFAAAQMAKAMGKQADYDYFISRSNGWKLLFNPASKLIQPKTATGEFISNFDPLEPWRGFQEGNAIQYTFYVPQHPAGLIAAIGKDEFNARLDDIFRTAQQNSFGGGKTIDAFAGIKASYNHGNQPNLHVSWLFNYSGKPWLTQKWTRAICDEFYGTESIHGYGYGQDEDQGQLGSWYVMASLGLFDVKGLTDLRPVIQLGSPLFDRADIKLGNGNTLVIITENNSKQNIYVQSASFNGKPLDNAWLYRDELMKGGKLLMRMGNMPNEKWGIHTPPPSIQ; translated from the coding sequence ATGTACAGACATATATACCTCCTAGTCATAACAGCATTTCTTTTTTCCTGTGCGGCCCAGAAGGAAAACCTGCTACGATATGCAGATCCGGGTATAGGCACCGCGCATAGCCGGTGGTTCTTCTACACTCCAGCCGCATTGCCACACGGCATGGCCAAACTGGCCCCTTCCACGAACGGGCATTATGGCAATCCCAGTGGGTGGGAAGCAGTCGGTTATGACACAAGACACCGGTCAATCGAAGGATTCGCTCATTTCCATGAATGGCAGGTTGGTGGTATCGTCGTCATGCCGGCAACTGGTAAAAGAATACTGATTCCCGGACAGCTGGAAGATGCTGAAAAAGGAGTAAAAAACGGGTATCGTTCGCTGTTTGACCACGGGAATGAAGTGGCTCAGCCAGGCTATTACAAGGTAAAACTTGATGACTATAATATCACTGCTGAACTTACCGCTACTGAGCGTGTAGGATTTCACCGGTACACCTTTCCTGCCAGTCAGGATGCCAGGATCATACTCGATATTGGCAATAAACAGGGAGAAAGTGGTGAAGTGATCGATGCAGGCGTCCGTATGACTGATGCCACACACTTTGAGGGATTTGTCACCACCTACCCAGCCTATATTCAAAAGTATGACCCACAGGGCAGGATCAATATGTATTTCTATGGCGAGATCAGTAAGAAACCTCAGACGGTAGGCGCGTTCAATAATCATGAAGTAAAAGAGGACACCCGGGAGATAAAGGGCAAAGGAGCTGGTCTGTTCCTTGAATTTGCTACAACAAGTCAGGAGACTGTAGAATTAAAGATCGGACTATCCTATACGTCAACACTAAATGCTAAAATGAACTTTGAAGCAGAAGCAACCAAACTCGATTTCAGCCAGGCGAAAAAACGTGCGCAGCAGATCTGGCAACGGGAGCTGGGGAAACTCGCGGTAACCGGCACTAATATACAGGATAAGACCAAATTTTACACCGGACTATATCATGCACTCCTGGGCCGTGGCATTATCAACGATGTGGGGCAGACAAACCTTTATAATACTGACGCAATCTGGGGAGCGTTCTGGAACCTGACGCAGCTTTGGGCACTGGCATATCCTGAGCACTACAACGACTATGTCCGTTCACAAATGGATGTCTATCAGAAAAAGGGCTGGTTTGCCGACGGTGTCTCCAATGGACATTTCACCTCCGGCGTGGGGACCAACTTTGTAGGACTGGCAATTGCCGCAGCCTACCAGTGTGGCATCCGTGATTACGATACACTCCTGGCATACAAGGCCATCAGGGCAAACGAAACAGATGGAACAAACAGACCCGTAGGCTCCGGTAAACTGGACGTATCCGCTTTTAATAAATATGGTTACGCTCCTTTTCTTGAAGAGGATAGAACTGATTCCACAGGTTCCAGGTTTTCAGCATCACACACCCTGGAATATAGCTATAGTGCATTCGCAGCAGCGCAAATGGCAAAAGCCATGGGCAAGCAGGCTGACTATGATTATTTCATCAGCAGGTCTAATGGATGGAAACTGCTTTTCAATCCTGCTTCAAAACTGATACAGCCCAAAACGGCCACTGGTGAATTTATCAGCAATTTTGATCCACTGGAGCCCTGGCGTGGATTTCAGGAGGGTAATGCCATTCAGTACACCTTTTATGTACCGCAACATCCTGCGGGTCTTATCGCAGCTATTGGCAAAGATGAATTTAACGCTAGACTGGACGATATCTTCCGCACAGCTCAGCAAAACAGTTTCGGAGGAGGAAAAACGATCGATGCATTTGCAGGTATAAAGGCCAGTTACAATCATGGCAACCAGCCCAATCTGCATGTGAGCTGGCTGTTTAACTATTCTGGTAAACCCTGGCTTACGCAGAAATGGACACGGGCTATCTGTGATGAATTTTATGGAACAGAAAGCATCCATGGGTATGGCTACGGACAGGATGAAGATCAGGGACAACTGGGTTCCTGGTATGTGATGGCATCCCTGGGACTGTTCGATGTGAAAGGGCTGACCGACCTGCGGCCTGTTATCCAACTGGGAAGCCCACTGTTTGACCGGGCAGACATCAAACTGGGTAACGGCAATACACTCGTCATCATTACGGAAAATAATAGTAAGCAAAACATCTACGTACAATCGGCCAGCTTTAATGGTAAGCCGCTTGATAACGCATGGCTATACCGCGACGAACTGATGAAAGGAGGAAAACTGCTGATGAGAATGGGGAATATGCCTAATGAAAAATGGGGTATTCATACACCTCCCCCATCCATACAGTAA
- a CDS encoding NAD(P)H-dependent oxidoreductase, producing MNKTLVIVIHPDLAGSKVNKRWIEVLRDQKELYTVHDLHASYPDGRIDIEREQALLSAHDNIIFQFPFYWFNCPPLFKTWLDEVLTYGWAYGSKSGYKLQHKKIALAISAGVDEEDYNQGARYKYTLQQLTTPFELTFDYVKADYRPLFAFYGAEHHATEERIEQSAKDYLIFLRKLAAQ from the coding sequence ATAGTGATACACCCGGATCTGGCGGGCTCAAAGGTGAACAAAAGATGGATAGAAGTTTTACGTGATCAAAAAGAATTATACACTGTACACGATCTGCATGCCAGTTATCCGGACGGAAGAATAGATATTGAGCGGGAACAGGCATTATTATCAGCACATGACAACATCATCTTCCAGTTTCCATTCTATTGGTTTAATTGCCCGCCCTTATTTAAAACATGGCTGGATGAGGTACTCACCTACGGATGGGCTTATGGTAGCAAGAGCGGCTATAAGCTGCAACACAAAAAAATTGCGCTGGCTATTTCAGCTGGCGTTGATGAGGAGGATTACAATCAGGGAGCCAGGTATAAATATACCCTTCAACAACTAACAACACCATTTGAGCTCACTTTTGACTATGTGAAGGCCGATTACCGGCCGCTCTTTGCGTTCTATGGAGCAGAACACCATGCAACAGAAGAACGGATCGAACAAAGTGCGAAAGACTACCTGATCTTTCTCCGGAAATTGGCAGCGCAGTGA